In Rathayibacter sp. VKM Ac-2762, one DNA window encodes the following:
- a CDS encoding DapH/DapD/GlmU-related protein, which translates to MDLAELRAVVRADLAAKGHASDRLTVLVLRLGQYSSSRRTRLPLHLVYRLVDLVWTRMIVGAELPPAAQVGPGLRLPHWGRGVILHPRTVIGRNAFIYHGVTIGESKGRTPVIGDDVYIGARATIVGDVTVGDRVRVGAGAVVVRDVASDSSAVGVPARTASAAS; encoded by the coding sequence ATGGATCTCGCCGAACTCCGAGCCGTCGTCCGCGCGGACCTGGCCGCCAAGGGCCACGCCTCCGACCGGCTCACCGTCCTCGTCCTCCGGCTCGGGCAGTACTCGAGCTCTCGGAGGACCCGGCTCCCCCTCCACCTCGTCTACCGCCTCGTCGATCTCGTCTGGACCCGCATGATCGTCGGAGCCGAGCTGCCGCCGGCCGCTCAGGTCGGGCCAGGCCTGCGGCTCCCCCACTGGGGCCGCGGCGTGATCCTGCACCCGCGCACGGTGATCGGGCGGAACGCGTTCATCTACCACGGCGTCACCATCGGCGAGTCGAAGGGTCGGACGCCCGTGATCGGCGACGACGTCTACATCGGCGCCCGCGCGACGATCGTCGGGGATGTGACCGTCGGCGACCGTGTGCGGGTCGGAGCCGGCGCCGTCGTCGTCCGCGACGTCGCCTCCGACTCGTCCGCGGTCGGCGTGCCGGCGAGGACCGCGTCGGCGGCGTCCTGA
- a CDS encoding LON peptidase substrate-binding domain-containing protein, producing MPDLPMFPLGSVLLPHMPLPLRLFEPRYLRMLGDVLEDETLAFGVVLIERGQEVGGGDQRFAVGARARILNIDGAESFVTLDSVGEERFEVVRWYEDDPYPRAEVRLLPDLEWDEKHAPALAAAESAVRTALAVASEFVEQRYGAVVELAEDPAAHAWQLAGVAPVTELDRLAFLRSSTMEELLESVRERSAEATESFRAGWA from the coding sequence GTGCCTGATCTTCCGATGTTCCCGCTCGGCTCCGTGCTCCTGCCGCACATGCCGCTCCCGCTCCGGCTGTTCGAGCCGCGGTACCTGCGGATGCTCGGCGACGTCCTCGAGGACGAGACCCTCGCGTTCGGCGTCGTGCTCATCGAGCGCGGCCAGGAGGTGGGCGGCGGCGACCAGCGGTTCGCGGTCGGCGCCCGCGCGCGCATCCTGAACATCGACGGGGCGGAGTCGTTCGTCACGCTCGACTCCGTGGGCGAGGAGCGCTTCGAGGTCGTCCGCTGGTACGAGGACGACCCGTACCCGCGCGCCGAGGTCCGCCTGCTGCCCGATCTGGAGTGGGACGAGAAGCACGCCCCCGCGCTGGCTGCGGCGGAGTCGGCGGTCCGCACGGCACTGGCGGTCGCGAGCGAGTTCGTCGAGCAGCGCTACGGCGCGGTCGTCGAGCTCGCCGAGGATCCGGCCGCGCACGCCTGGCAGCTCGCCGGCGTCGCACCGGTCACCGAGCTCGACCGCCTCGCGTTCCTCCGCAGCTCCACCATGGAGGAGCTGCTGGAGTCGGTCCGGGAGCGCTCCGCCGAGGCGACCGAGTCGTTCCGCGCCGGCTGGGCCTGA
- a CDS encoding SDR family oxidoreductase, protein MTQGPRDFRPTRALVTASDSGIGRATAVALAEAGMDVGITWHSDEEGAQGTAEEVRSLGRRAEIARLDTTDLQGAGDVIDDLADRLGGLDVAVSNAGGGGGEPFLEQSLDSWRSTVALNLDGAFVCLQRAARRMAAQGTGGRIIAVTSVHEHQPRVGSVAYTAAKHGLGGLLKVAALELGSLGITVNAVAPGEIATPMNDAEDVDPVTIDRPGIPLGRPGDAREIAAVVAFLASPAASYITGSSYVVDGGMLQMGPQAGSHLRQDDWREA, encoded by the coding sequence ATGACCCAGGGACCTCGAGACTTCCGGCCCACCCGTGCACTGGTGACCGCCTCGGACTCCGGCATCGGCCGGGCGACCGCGGTGGCACTGGCCGAGGCGGGCATGGACGTCGGCATCACCTGGCACAGCGACGAGGAGGGCGCGCAGGGCACGGCGGAGGAAGTGCGCTCCCTCGGCCGGCGCGCCGAGATCGCGCGCCTCGACACGACGGATCTGCAGGGCGCGGGCGACGTGATCGACGACCTCGCGGATCGACTGGGCGGGCTCGACGTCGCCGTCAGCAATGCGGGCGGAGGCGGAGGCGAGCCCTTCCTCGAGCAGAGCCTCGACAGCTGGCGCTCGACCGTCGCTCTGAACCTCGACGGAGCGTTCGTCTGCCTCCAGCGCGCCGCGCGGCGCATGGCGGCCCAGGGCACGGGCGGCAGGATCATCGCGGTCACCAGTGTCCACGAGCACCAGCCGCGGGTCGGCTCCGTCGCCTACACCGCCGCCAAGCACGGGCTGGGCGGCCTGCTGAAGGTCGCCGCACTCGAGCTCGGCTCCCTCGGCATCACCGTCAACGCCGTCGCCCCCGGAGAGATCGCCACGCCGATGAACGACGCCGAGGATGTGGACCCCGTCACGATCGACCGCCCCGGCATCCCCCTCGGCCGCCCCGGCGACGCCCGCGAGATCGCGGCGGTGGTCGCCTTCCTGGCCTCTCCCGCTGCCTCCTACATCACCGGATCCTCGTACGTCGTGGACGGCGGGATGCTGCAGATGGGGCCGCAGGCCGGCTCCCACCTCCGGCAGGACGACTGGCGCGAGGCCTGA